From Pseudomonas fluorescens, one genomic window encodes:
- a CDS encoding multicopper oxidase domain-containing protein — protein MTRNTRHPFKWIGLLTPLSVCVALAVGSFELQASPIDDENQPEASDPSAYQDEPSDEPAALSSILTMPEANEDSFDLPNYVKGTKTDLRVENVLPPAAQTSFNYPTNGKPSPLFGALPFTQQLLLFEEFGPEKLDPTTPAAPLGFPVAAIGPAPEQDPVSAARSGPPSAELDAFLRQPGLTPFPSQVSNTVDRNPWQAQIEYFLNRHIGSSAEGRPPGKGWSHQRWNEFYPQAAYKTVQTGIRVNRGLRDARQMHGYALGEFGPGGLYHNVAGVPATNGTSKGVDPRIHPNMPAQNHNSVWTFDGTLPPKLLMVRYGQPVMMRHYNGLPIDPSANAGFGLHTISTHEHNGHNPAESDGYANSFFFPGQYYDYRWPVQLAGYDSINTSAQDPRAAFPCSPGETLWVNDANPGRKTCDHGTIKIRGDYRETMSTHWFHDHMLDFTAQNVYKGNAAMMNYYSALDRGNESVDDGVNLRFPSGNALAWGNRDYDINLLFADKAWDQNGQLWFNPFNTDGFIGDQVLVNWQYKPTLDVRARSYRFRILNGSVSRYFKLAIVREIKGSSGEFQGPKNSGLSYSRVPFHMIANDGNIMEHSVPFDGSMDLDADGDKQNHNAILPTQGIAERFDIIVNFAKNGVKPGDKLFVVNLQAQDDGKGPKEVIPLGDVLSEKYLAVIKQTSKGPQWDKGDPAVGKVLQLNVKAYTGQDLAMDPAAYEPAKPGKAEGKVMIPLKIHRDNPADQALLANARHRTFIFGRSDGTDEAPWTVKTDGGFGYHMDPRRLNASTQLASGPTDAGVNGFGTLEVWNIKAGGKGWSHPVHVHFEEGIILSRGGKAPPEWEKWARKDVYRIGSEADGLDSVEMAINFREFAGTYMEHCHNTQHEDNSMLLRWDIEHPGQFQLMPTPLPSWDGVRYVNSAALPTFRSGDGKGPQVAVKK, from the coding sequence GTGGCGTTGGCTGTGGGTTCCTTCGAGCTTCAGGCCAGCCCCATCGATGACGAAAACCAGCCCGAAGCGTCTGACCCCTCGGCCTATCAGGACGAGCCGTCCGACGAACCGGCGGCCCTCAGCAGTATCCTGACCATGCCAGAGGCCAACGAAGATTCCTTCGATTTGCCCAACTACGTCAAAGGCACCAAGACCGATCTGCGGGTGGAAAACGTGCTGCCGCCGGCGGCGCAGACCAGTTTCAACTACCCCACCAATGGCAAGCCCAGCCCGTTGTTCGGTGCGTTGCCGTTTACCCAGCAGTTGCTGCTGTTCGAAGAATTCGGCCCGGAAAAACTCGATCCCACCACGCCGGCCGCACCCTTGGGCTTTCCGGTGGCGGCCATCGGCCCGGCACCGGAGCAGGACCCCGTCAGCGCAGCTCGCAGTGGGCCGCCCAGTGCCGAACTGGACGCCTTTCTGCGTCAGCCCGGCCTGACGCCGTTCCCCAGCCAGGTGTCGAACACGGTCGACCGCAACCCCTGGCAGGCGCAGATCGAGTATTTCCTCAACCGCCACATTGGCTCCTCCGCCGAGGGCCGGCCGCCGGGAAAAGGCTGGTCACACCAGCGCTGGAACGAGTTTTACCCGCAGGCGGCCTACAAGACCGTGCAAACCGGGATCCGGGTCAATCGCGGCTTGCGTGATGCGCGGCAAATGCACGGCTACGCGTTGGGCGAGTTCGGCCCTGGCGGGCTGTACCACAACGTTGCCGGCGTTCCCGCGACCAATGGCACTTCCAAAGGCGTCGACCCGCGGATTCACCCCAATATGCCGGCGCAGAACCACAACTCGGTGTGGACGTTCGATGGCACCCTGCCGCCCAAGCTGCTGATGGTGCGCTATGGCCAGCCGGTGATGATGCGCCACTACAACGGCTTGCCGATCGATCCCTCGGCCAACGCCGGATTCGGCCTGCACACCATTTCCACCCATGAGCACAACGGCCACAACCCGGCCGAAAGTGACGGCTATGCCAACTCGTTCTTTTTCCCCGGGCAGTACTACGACTACCGCTGGCCGGTGCAGTTGGCCGGCTATGACAGCATCAACACCAGCGCCCAGGACCCGCGCGCGGCGTTTCCCTGCTCGCCGGGCGAGACCCTGTGGGTCAACGACGCCAACCCCGGGCGCAAGACCTGCGACCACGGCACCATCAAGATTCGTGGCGACTATCGCGAGACCATGAGCACCCACTGGTTCCACGACCACATGCTCGATTTCACCGCGCAGAACGTCTACAAGGGCAACGCGGCGATGATGAATTACTACAGCGCCCTGGACCGTGGCAACGAGTCGGTGGACGACGGCGTCAACCTGCGATTCCCCAGCGGCAACGCCCTGGCATGGGGGAACCGCGACTACGACATTAACCTGTTGTTTGCTGACAAGGCGTGGGATCAGAACGGCCAACTGTGGTTCAACCCGTTCAATACCGATGGCTTTATCGGCGACCAGGTGCTGGTCAACTGGCAATACAAACCGACCCTGGACGTGCGGGCGCGCAGTTACCGCTTCCGTATCCTCAATGGCTCGGTGTCGCGCTACTTCAAGCTGGCGATCGTGCGCGAAATCAAGGGCAGCAGTGGCGAGTTCCAGGGGCCGAAAAATTCCGGCCTGTCCTACAGCCGCGTACCGTTCCACATGATTGCCAACGACGGCAACATCATGGAGCACAGCGTGCCGTTCGACGGCAGCATGGACCTCGACGCCGATGGCGATAAGCAGAATCACAACGCGATCCTGCCGACCCAGGGCATCGCTGAACGCTTCGACATCATCGTCAACTTCGCGAAAAACGGCGTCAAGCCAGGCGACAAACTGTTTGTGGTCAACCTGCAGGCCCAGGACGACGGCAAGGGGCCGAAAGAGGTCATCCCCCTGGGCGACGTGCTGTCTGAAAAATACCTGGCAGTGATCAAACAGACCAGCAAGGGTCCGCAGTGGGACAAGGGCGATCCGGCGGTGGGTAAAGTCCTGCAGCTCAACGTCAAGGCCTACACTGGGCAAGACTTGGCCATGGATCCGGCGGCCTACGAACCGGCCAAGCCCGGCAAGGCCGAGGGCAAGGTGATGATCCCGCTGAAGATCCACCGCGACAACCCGGCTGACCAGGCCCTGCTGGCCAACGCCCGGCACCGCACGTTCATCTTCGGCCGCTCCGACGGCACCGATGAAGCACCCTGGACGGTGAAAACCGATGGCGGCTTCGGCTACCACATGGATCCGCGCCGGCTCAACGCTTCGACGCAGTTGGCCAGTGGCCCCACCGATGCCGGGGTCAACGGTTTCGGTACCCTTGAGGTGTGGAATATCAAGGCTGGCGGCAAGGGCTGGAGCCATCCGGTTCACGTGCACTTCGAGGAGGGCATCATTCTCAGCCGCGGTGGCAAGGCGCCGCCAGAGTGGGAGAAGTGGGCACGCAAGGACGTCTATCGCATCGGTTCGGAAGCCGATGGGCTGGACAGCGTCGAAATGGCGATCAACTTCCGCGAATTTGCCGGGACCTACATGGAGCACTGTCACAACACCCAGCACGAGGACAACTCGATGCTGCTGCGTTGGGACA